In Arcobacter ellisii, a genomic segment contains:
- a CDS encoding pseudouridine synthase: MANSYKRIDAHLSSLGYCTRGEAKKFLRIFEVLVKDKRIFDPSLKAYHDDIKIDKEPIDAETITILLNKPSGFICSHNDAGSLIYSLIPQRWNRRNPKISTVGRLDVDTTGAIILTDNGDLNHKLTSPKSDVIKVYEATLAEPLKGDETQIFASGELMLNGEKKPLLPAKLEVITSTQVRLEIVEGKYHQVKRMFAAVGNRVVKLHRLNFAGFDVEDLKEGEYKFIEL, from the coding sequence ATGGCAAATAGTTATAAAAGAATAGATGCTCATCTATCGAGTTTGGGATATTGTACGCGAGGTGAAGCGAAAAAGTTTTTGAGAATTTTTGAAGTTTTAGTAAAAGATAAAAGAATTTTTGACCCATCTTTAAAAGCTTATCACGACGATATTAAAATTGATAAAGAACCAATAGATGCTGAAACAATCACAATATTATTAAATAAACCTAGTGGATTTATTTGCTCTCATAATGACGCAGGAAGTTTGATTTACTCTTTAATCCCACAACGTTGGAATAGAAGAAATCCAAAAATCTCAACTGTTGGAAGACTTGATGTTGATACAACAGGAGCAATTATTTTAACAGATAATGGTGATTTAAACCATAAATTAACAAGTCCAAAAAGTGATGTAATAAAAGTTTATGAAGCAACTTTGGCTGAACCTTTAAAAGGTGATGAAACACAAATTTTTGCAAGTGGAGAGTTGATGTTAAATGGTGAAAAAAAACCTTTACTTCCAGCAAAACTTGAAGTTATAACTTCTACACAAGTGCGACTTGAGATAGTTGAGGGAAAATATCATCAGGTAAAAAGAATGTTTGCAGCAGTTGGAAATAGGGTAGTTAAACTTCATAGATTAAATTTTGCTGGATTTGATGTAGAAGATTTAAAAGAGGGTGAGTATAAGTTCATAGAACTTTAA
- a CDS encoding S24 family peptidase: protein MNKIKLEYHQEIDNKIVKKELEFEEDLIKVPYSKASLFVSKVKGKSMQPVILDNSLVVADLSQKEFEDEAIFLIHKDENMWIKKASLIEQKEFFVSINPDFSHLVYKKEDCRIIAKVLIYFENEN, encoded by the coding sequence ATGAACAAAATAAAACTAGAATACCACCAAGAAATAGACAATAAAATAGTAAAAAAAGAGTTGGAGTTTGAAGAAGATTTGATAAAAGTTCCATACTCTAAAGCTTCACTTTTTGTCTCAAAAGTAAAAGGTAAATCTATGCAACCAGTTATTCTTGATAACTCTTTGGTAGTTGCTGATTTATCTCAAAAAGAGTTTGAAGATGAAGCTATATTTTTGATTCACAAAGATGAAAATATGTGGATAAAAAAAGCTAGTCTTATAGAGCAAAAAGAGTTTTTTGTATCTATAAATCCTGATTTTTCTCATCTTGTTTATAAAAAAGAGGATTGTAGAATTATCGCAAAAGTTTTGATATATTTTGAAAATGAAAACTAA
- a CDS encoding HAD family hydrolase translates to MRLIMFDMDGTLIDSGYAITNTINYVRENLGFEKLEKNHILEKVNDPTINSAEFFYGTKEFTQEQTKLFEEYYNQHCLSDLVVYDGITKLIEDLKGDFTLAVATNANSTYAYKMLNHVGLAKYFSTILGYDSVKNPKPHPEMVYKILDKHNIEKQNAQLIGDSHKDIMAATNAGVDSVLVNWGFSNHEKDAIETVAELENRIKAKFY, encoded by the coding sequence ATGCGTCTGATAATGTTTGATATGGACGGAACATTGATTGATAGTGGATATGCAATTACAAATACTATAAATTATGTACGAGAAAATTTAGGTTTTGAAAAATTAGAAAAAAATCATATTTTAGAAAAAGTAAATGACCCAACTATAAATTCAGCAGAGTTTTTTTATGGAACAAAAGAGTTTACACAAGAACAAACAAAACTTTTTGAAGAGTATTACAATCAACATTGTTTAAGTGATTTAGTAGTTTATGATGGAATTACTAAACTAATTGAAGATTTAAAAGGTGATTTTACACTTGCTGTTGCAACAAATGCTAACTCTACTTATGCATATAAGATGTTAAATCATGTAGGTTTAGCAAAATATTTTTCAACTATTTTGGGATATGACAGTGTAAAAAATCCAAAACCACATCCAGAAATGGTTTATAAAATCTTAGATAAACACAATATTGAAAAACAAAATGCTCAACTAATTGGAGATTCGCATAAAGATATTATGGCTGCTACAAATGCAGGAGTTGATTCGGTTTTAGTAAACTGGGGATTTTCAAATCATGAAAAAGATGCAATAGAGACTGTTGCTGAATTAGAAAATAGAATAAAAGCAAAATTTTATTAA
- the aat gene encoding leucyl/phenylalanyl-tRNA--protein transferase, whose product MKLLDKKNKIYLLDDENFDFPTLEMMKDDLVAVGGDFHPQRLINAYENGIFPWYIDDYGYIHWFSPNKRMVLNPNEMKVSKSLKKSLTNKGFVVKSNENFEKVMRECSQIKRKHEDSTWISEEFIEAYTNLFELEIAFSVETYLNDELVGGLYGLVIGDVFCGESMFAKVTDASKVAFYHLCQWAKENEIKIIDCQVYNDHLASLGAREISREEYFKILKS is encoded by the coding sequence ATGAAATTACTTGATAAAAAAAATAAAATATATTTACTTGATGATGAAAACTTTGATTTTCCAACTTTAGAGATGATGAAAGATGATTTAGTTGCTGTTGGTGGTGACTTTCATCCTCAAAGACTTATAAATGCTTATGAAAATGGGATTTTCCCTTGGTATATTGATGATTATGGTTATATTCATTGGTTCTCACCAAATAAAAGAATGGTGTTAAATCCAAATGAAATGAAAGTATCAAAAAGCCTGAAAAAATCATTAACAAACAAAGGTTTTGTAGTTAAATCAAATGAAAACTTTGAAAAAGTTATGCGTGAATGTTCCCAAATTAAAAGAAAACATGAAGATAGCACTTGGATAAGTGAAGAGTTTATAGAAGCTTATACAAATTTATTTGAACTTGAAATTGCTTTTTCTGTTGAAACCTATCTAAATGATGAGTTAGTTGGTGGACTTTATGGACTTGTTATTGGTGATGTTTTCTGTGGGGAAAGTATGTTTGCAAAGGTAACTGATGCTTCAAAAGTTGCTTTTTATCATCTTTGTCAGTGGGCAAAAGAGAATGAAATCAAAATCATAGATTGTCAAGTTTATAATGACCATTTAGCTAGTTTGGGAGCAAGGGAAATAAGTAGAGAAGAGTATTTTAAAATTCTTAAGAGTTAG
- a CDS encoding helix-turn-helix domain-containing protein: protein MDDLDKYIQKRKKLSKEFEENFDKGYDDFKIGELLKLARTEAGFTQEEVAIKLNTKKSAISRIENHALDIKLSTLQNFANILGKELKIELV from the coding sequence ATGGATGATTTAGATAAATATATACAAAAAAGAAAAAAATTAAGTAAAGAGTTTGAAGAAAATTTTGATAAAGGTTATGATGATTTTAAAATTGGGGAGTTATTGAAATTAGCCCGAACAGAAGCTGGATTTACTCAAGAAGAAGTTGCAATAAAACTAAATACAAAAAAATCAGCAATTTCAAGAATAGAAAATCATGCTTTAGATATAAAACTATCAACGCTTCAAAACTTTGCAAATATTTTAGGAAAAGAACTAAAAATAGAGTTAGTTTAA
- a CDS encoding DCC1-like thiol-disulfide oxidoreductase family protein produces MKTNQIILFYDEECPFCKNYTNFLKLKKSFDLKLIDARKNKIELENICKNLDINDGFIVVYENHCFQGAKALEFLNSAVDKTTILGKLHFFFAYENIFSKFLYKILFILRKFILFILRKDSKI; encoded by the coding sequence ATGAAAACTAATCAAATAATCCTATTTTACGATGAAGAGTGTCCTTTTTGTAAAAACTATACAAACTTTTTGAAGCTAAAAAAGAGTTTTGATTTAAAACTAATAGATGCTAGAAAAAATAAAATAGAACTAGAAAATATTTGTAAAAACCTAGATATAAATGATGGTTTTATAGTTGTATATGAAAATCATTGTTTTCAAGGTGCTAAAGCTTTAGAGTTTTTAAATAGTGCAGTTGATAAAACTACAATTTTGGGAAAATTGCATTTTTTCTTTGCTTATGAAAATATTTTTTCAAAATTTTTATACAAAATTCTTTTTATTTTGAGAAAATTTATACTTTTTATTTTAAGAAAAGATAGCAAAATCTGA
- a CDS encoding type II toxin-antitoxin system RelE/ParE family toxin, with protein sequence MKEILFYKSKSQRSFIEEFLDTLSNKEVEKVLWVFKLIREDEFISTKFYKKLVNTEDIIEIRVQLSNNNFRFLGFEHDGKLIILTNAFRKKEQKTPKNEIELAQKRKKEYLNG encoded by the coding sequence ATGAAAGAGATTTTGTTTTATAAAAGTAAATCTCAAAGAAGTTTTATAGAAGAGTTTTTGGATACTTTATCAAATAAAGAAGTAGAAAAAGTTCTTTGGGTATTTAAGTTGATAAGAGAAGATGAATTTATATCTACAAAATTTTACAAAAAGCTTGTAAATACTGAAGATATTATAGAAATTCGCGTGCAACTCTCAAATAACAATTTTAGATTTCTTGGTTTTGAACATGATGGAAAGTTGATTATTCTTACAAATGCTTTTAGAAAAAAAGAGCAAAAGACACCAAAAAATGAGATTGAATTAGCACAAAAAAGGAAAAAGGAGTATTTAAATGGATGA
- a CDS encoding sulfite exporter TauE/SafE family protein: METISILTIISIAFLGSFGHCVGMCGGIVIAYSSTKIRSEWSKQTQTIAHLLYSFGRITTYMILGALFGLVGGVVTFDNLTSGIFLLITGFMMVLVGLSLLGKIKFLTMLEHSCSKSSFYQKTFKSLLGSDSLFSFYLLGMLNGLLPCGFVYVFAITAASTGSAFWGAIVMLIFGLSTIPALFSLGFFVGLFKQSNLRDLFIKLASILVIAFGIYIAYIGYEYLTDPTKTILNCHI; encoded by the coding sequence ATGGAAACAATTAGTATTTTAACAATTATTTCAATAGCTTTTTTAGGTTCATTTGGACATTGTGTGGGAATGTGTGGAGGAATTGTAATTGCTTATTCAAGTACAAAAATAAGAAGTGAATGGTCAAAACAAACACAAACAATTGCTCATCTATTATATTCATTTGGAAGAATTACAACTTATATGATTTTAGGAGCCTTATTTGGTCTTGTTGGTGGAGTTGTAACTTTTGATAATCTTACAAGTGGAATATTTTTACTAATAACTGGTTTTATGATGGTTTTAGTTGGACTTTCACTTCTTGGGAAAATCAAGTTTTTAACAATGCTTGAACATAGTTGTTCAAAATCATCTTTTTATCAAAAAACATTCAAATCACTTTTAGGTTCAGACTCTTTATTTAGTTTTTATCTTTTGGGTATGTTAAATGGACTGCTTCCATGTGGGTTTGTGTATGTTTTTGCAATCACAGCTGCAAGTACAGGAAGTGCATTTTGGGGTGCGATAGTAATGCTTATTTTTGGACTTAGTACAATTCCCGCACTTTTTTCTCTTGGCTTTTTTGTTGGACTTTTCAAACAATCAAATCTTAGAGATTTATTTATCAAACTTGCTTCAATTTTAGTAATAGCTTTTGGAATATATATAGCTTATATCGGTTATGAATATTTAACAGACCCAACAAAAACTATTTTAAATTGTCATATTTAA